Proteins from a single region of Gemmatimonadetes bacterium SCN 70-22:
- a CDS encoding 3-ketoacyl-ACP synthase, whose protein sequence is MRHAVITGTGSHVPARVVRNAELERILGVPVDPFVSETLGIRERHFCAPDESTVDLCVPAARQALAAAGLTAADIDLLIVATDTPEYISPATSSVLHGRLGTRRAGTFDVNCGCAGYVTALDIAAKFIRADERYARILVVAAYAMSRFLDLHDKKTATIFADGAGATVIEASDRPGVLASELFADGRYCEGMGVFAGGTKEPITEEVLRHGVRNKLRFVQKYPKEVNEEGWPRIVRSVLARAGREVAQVDLWLWTQVNLSTIRVVMEQLGVPMDRAHTVMGKWGYTGAACIPMALDDAVRAGRVAAGDLVMMTGSGAGLAMGCVALEWRPGRAEGR, encoded by the coding sequence GTGCGCCACGCCGTCATCACGGGGACGGGGAGCCACGTCCCCGCGCGCGTCGTGCGCAACGCCGAGCTGGAGCGCATCCTCGGCGTGCCGGTGGACCCCTTCGTGTCGGAGACGCTGGGAATTCGCGAGCGACACTTCTGCGCGCCTGACGAGTCCACGGTCGACCTGTGCGTCCCGGCGGCGCGCCAGGCGCTGGCGGCCGCGGGGCTCACGGCCGCCGACATCGACCTCCTCATCGTCGCTACCGACACCCCCGAGTACATCTCGCCCGCCACCTCGTCGGTGCTGCACGGCCGGCTGGGCACCAGGCGTGCCGGGACCTTCGACGTGAACTGCGGCTGCGCCGGCTACGTCACCGCCCTCGACATCGCCGCCAAGTTCATCCGCGCCGACGAGCGGTACGCACGCATCCTCGTCGTGGCGGCCTACGCGATGTCCAGGTTCCTGGACCTGCACGACAAGAAGACCGCGACGATCTTCGCCGACGGCGCCGGCGCCACGGTGATCGAGGCGAGCGATCGTCCCGGCGTGCTCGCCAGCGAACTGTTTGCCGACGGGCGCTACTGCGAGGGGATGGGGGTGTTCGCCGGCGGGACGAAGGAGCCCATCACCGAGGAGGTGCTGCGCCACGGGGTGCGCAACAAGCTGCGCTTCGTGCAGAAGTACCCGAAGGAGGTGAACGAGGAGGGGTGGCCGCGCATCGTGCGGTCCGTCCTGGCGCGCGCCGGACGCGAGGTGGCGCAGGTGGACCTCTGGCTGTGGACGCAGGTGAACCTCTCGACGATCCGCGTCGTGATGGAGCAGCTCGGGGTCCCGATGGACAGGGCACACACGGTGATGGGGAAGTGGGGGTACACGGGGGCGGCGTGCATCCCGATGGCGCTCGACGACGCGGTGCGCGCGGGGCGCGTGGCTGCGGGCGACCTGGTGATGATGACGGGGTCGGGTGCGGGGCTGGCGATGGGGTGCGTCGCGCTCGAGTGGCGCCCGGGCCGTGCGGAGGGGAGGTGA